The following coding sequences are from one Spirochaetota bacterium window:
- a CDS encoding helix-hairpin-helix domain-containing protein, which translates to MNTKYLVIIILLVLTLSFFFIKIKIEEKLEEKVINEILTLEFSPSQKNKKLNLNELNNEELLNIYIEEDLIPLSEKNFFYDYISNIKKIDSNNLNFSQKNFNNQNNTNIKNKNLINNKTLSKVNFPIDINKATYEELIQIPGIGPTLAKRIIEWREQNGNFNSIEDLIKVKGIGEKIFEKIKSYFIINNK; encoded by the coding sequence ATGAATACAAAATATCTTGTTATTATTATTTTGCTTGTTCTTACATTATCATTTTTTTTCATTAAAATAAAAATTGAAGAAAAATTGGAAGAAAAAGTAATAAATGAAATTCTAACTTTAGAATTTAGCCCATCTCAGAAAAACAAAAAATTAAATTTAAATGAATTAAATAACGAAGAATTATTAAATATTTATATTGAAGAAGATTTAATCCCATTAAGTGAAAAAAACTTTTTCTATGATTATATTTCAAATATAAAAAAAATAGATTCAAATAATTTAAATTTTTCACAAAAAAATTTCAATAATCAAAACAATACCAATATTAAAAATAAAAACTTAATAAACAATAAAACACTTTCCAAAGTGAATTTTCCTATAGATATTAATAAAGCAACCTATGAAGAATTAATTCAAATCCCTGGAATAGGTCCAACTCTTGCAAAAAGAATCATCGAATGGAGAGAACAAAATGGAAATTTTAATTCAATTGAAGATTTAATAAAAGTTAAAGGTATTGGAGAAAAAATATTTGAAAAGATTAAATCATATTTTATAATTAATAATAAATAA
- a CDS encoding transporter substrate-binding domain-containing protein, producing MKFLKKFVLILILFLLVLCLFNCKAKKEVVFNVGTNAEYPPFEFKEGEEFKGIDMELIKLVANELGMKINIIDMDFDALIPSLQAKKIDAAIAAITITSERAQVVDFTIPYYIANQAIIAKKESSISISSPEDLAKYKIGVQNGTTGQIYIDENFVSKGKMPPANLVKYPTNIEAITDMLNGNVDLVIIDDTAALGYSKLKPIKIIFTIDTGENYGIALPKGSKLLEKINNVLKKILNSDSWNNILLKYL from the coding sequence ATGAAATTTTTAAAAAAATTTGTATTAATTTTAATCCTCTTTTTGCTAGTTTTATGTTTATTTAATTGTAAAGCAAAAAAAGAAGTTGTATTTAATGTAGGTACAAACGCAGAATATCCTCCATTTGAGTTCAAAGAGGGAGAAGAATTCAAGGGAATAGATATGGAACTAATAAAACTTGTAGCTAATGAGCTTGGCATGAAAATAAATATTATTGATATGGACTTTGATGCACTTATTCCTTCACTGCAAGCAAAGAAGATTGATGCAGCAATAGCTGCAATTACTATAACCTCTGAAAGAGCTCAAGTTGTTGATTTTACTATTCCTTACTATATTGCAAATCAAGCAATAATAGCAAAAAAGGAATCTTCAATATCTATTTCTTCACCTGAAGATTTAGCTAAATATAAAATTGGTGTTCAAAATGGTACAACTGGTCAAATTTATATCGATGAAAATTTTGTTTCAAAGGGAAAAATGCCACCTGCTAATCTTGTTAAATATCCAACAAATATTGAAGCAATCACTGATATGTTAAATGGAAATGTAGATTTAGTAATAATAGATGATACTGCTGCTTTAGGTTATTCAAAATTAAAACCAATAAAAATAATCTTTACTATTGATACTGGTGAAAATTATGGTATAGCATTACCAAAAGGATCAAAATTACTTGAAAAAATAAATAATGTTCTTAAGAAAATTCTCAATTCAGACTCTTGGAATAACATCTTATTAAAATACTTATAA
- a CDS encoding amino acid ABC transporter permease, with translation MGLLFFLEKLKESFLFIIKVFPILMNGSLVAIEITIFSIFIGMVIGIIVAFLHIYGSKLIKKIIYFYEWVMRGTPILVILFFLYFGLPKIPLIGINLNPFVAVVIGLGLCSSGYQAQIYRGAILSIGSQQMEAGLSLGMTKFETFFNIILPQAVRLSLPGFTNEFTIVLKDSPLAYAVGISEILKNGRDIIVQTARPFEVYFAAAILYFVLFQLFYNLFKYISKKFEVPGFLISQ, from the coding sequence ATGGGTCTATTATTTTTTTTAGAAAAATTGAAAGAATCCTTTTTATTTATTATTAAAGTTTTTCCAATATTAATGAACGGTTCATTAGTTGCAATTGAAATAACAATATTTTCTATATTTATAGGAATGGTTATTGGTATAATTGTTGCCTTTTTACACATTTATGGTTCAAAACTAATTAAAAAAATAATCTATTTTTATGAATGGGTTATGAGAGGAACTCCTATACTTGTAATACTATTCTTTCTATATTTTGGTTTGCCAAAAATTCCTTTAATTGGAATCAATTTAAATCCTTTCGTAGCCGTTGTAATCGGTCTTGGATTATGTTCATCTGGATATCAAGCACAAATTTACAGAGGCGCTATTTTATCAATAGGTTCTCAACAAATGGAAGCTGGTCTTTCACTTGGTATGACAAAGTTTGAAACCTTTTTTAATATTATACTTCCACAAGCTGTTAGATTATCATTACCAGGGTTTACAAATGAGTTTACAATTGTTTTAAAAGACTCTCCTCTGGCTTATGCTGTTGGAATATCTGAAATTTTAAAAAATGGAAGAGATATTATTGTTCAAACTGCAAGACCTTTTGAAGTTTATTTTGCTGCTGCGATTTTATATTTTGTTTTGTTTCAATTGTTTTATAACTTATTTAAATATATTTCTAAAAAGTTTGAAGTACCAGGATTTTTAATATCACAATGA
- a CDS encoding amino acid ABC transporter ATP-binding protein, translating to MLEVKDIKKRFGHNVILDGVSFSVEKGEVKVIIGPSGTGKSTLLRCINMLNPPDSGEIYIEGVNITSHKVDLHKIRRKIGMVFQHFALFKHLKAIDNVALGLIKVLKMPKKEAYEKAMFELARVGLADHKDKYPAELSGGQQQRVGIARALAMDPILMLFDEPTSALDPELIGEVLQVMQKLAMEGMTMICVTHEMGFAKNVANEIIFMEKGKIVESGSPKEMFTNPKNERTKSFLNKISELYGEEK from the coding sequence ATATTAGAAGTTAAAGACATCAAAAAAAGATTTGGGCATAATGTTATTTTAGATGGTGTTTCATTTAGTGTAGAAAAAGGGGAGGTTAAAGTTATTATTGGTCCTTCTGGTACTGGAAAATCTACTCTTCTTAGATGCATAAACATGCTAAACCCTCCAGATTCAGGTGAAATTTATATTGAGGGTGTAAATATAACATCACATAAAGTTGATCTACATAAAATAAGAAGAAAAATAGGAATGGTATTTCAACATTTTGCTCTTTTTAAACATTTAAAAGCTATTGATAATGTTGCATTAGGATTAATAAAAGTTCTTAAAATGCCAAAAAAAGAAGCTTATGAAAAAGCAATGTTTGAGTTAGCTAGAGTTGGTCTTGCTGATCATAAAGATAAATATCCAGCAGAACTTTCTGGTGGACAACAACAAAGAGTTGGTATAGCGAGAGCCCTTGCAATGGATCCAATATTAATGCTTTTTGATGAACCAACATCAGCATTAGATCCTGAACTTATTGGTGAAGTTTTACAGGTAATGCAAAAGCTCGCTATGGAAGGAATGACAATGATTTGTGTAACCCATGAAATGGGATTTGCAAAAAATGTTGCCAATGAAATAATCTTTATGGAAAAAGGGAAAATTGTTGAATCTGGTTCTCCGAAAGAAATGTTTACTAATCCAAAAAATGAAAGAACAAAATCTTTTTTAAATAAAATTTCTGAGTTGTATGGAGAAGAAAAATGA
- a CDS encoding amino acid ABC transporter permease produces MNFFEKLFIRMPDFIKGISLTIELTLFCAIFGFLLAIPLVIGVIYGNKFFKNLSKAYITIVRGTPMIVQMFFIYYGLPGIGIKLKPFHAALIGFVLNSAAYQSEYLKGGFLAITTEQLEAAYSIGLNKWEAIRYIIFPQAVRFSIPALTNEIIYLIKYTSVAYLIAVPELFAQAKFFASDTYYYIETFVLIGVLYLLMIFVITKLADWIEKKLYIPGFDISHLK; encoded by the coding sequence ATGAATTTTTTTGAAAAATTATTTATTAGGATGCCAGATTTCATCAAAGGAATATCTCTAACTATTGAATTAACATTATTTTGTGCTATCTTTGGTTTCCTCCTTGCTATTCCTCTTGTTATTGGAGTTATTTATGGCAATAAATTTTTTAAGAATTTATCAAAGGCTTATATTACTATTGTTAGAGGAACTCCAATGATAGTTCAAATGTTTTTTATATATTATGGCTTACCTGGAATTGGAATAAAATTGAAACCTTTTCATGCAGCACTTATTGGATTCGTTCTTAATTCAGCAGCTTATCAGTCAGAATATTTGAAAGGTGGCTTTTTAGCTATTACAACAGAACAACTTGAAGCAGCATATTCAATAGGACTTAATAAATGGGAAGCCATAAGATACATAATTTTTCCTCAGGCAGTAAGATTTTCTATACCAGCACTTACAAATGAAATTATTTACCTTATAAAATATACTTCCGTTGCTTATTTAATAGCTGTTCCTGAACTATTTGCTCAAGCAAAATTTTTTGCTTCTGATACATATTATTATATAGAAACATTTGTTTTAATCGGAGTTTTATATCTTCTAATGATTTTTGTTATAACAAAACTTGCAGATTGGATTGAGAAAAAATTATATATCCCTGGTTTTGATATTTCACATTTAAAATAA
- a CDS encoding thioredoxin fold domain-containing protein produces MEKIKSYFVIFIFFLFIFSMILFPNSEINWISYDDALNLSKKTNKFIFLYFWTESCPYCNKMKNITLSNKEVINYLNENFHSVSINANSNSIASGILNKTGNSLASQYMIQGVPTSIFLKPNGEVLYNIPGYIEYPNFLLILKYINTRSYEKMNFNDFKKSNQ; encoded by the coding sequence ATGGAGAAAATTAAAAGTTATTTTGTTATTTTTATTTTTTTTCTTTTTATTTTTTCAATGATTTTATTCCCAAATTCAGAAATAAATTGGATATCATATGATGATGCATTAAATTTATCAAAAAAAACAAACAAATTTATTTTTCTCTATTTTTGGACAGAATCTTGTCCCTATTGCAATAAAATGAAAAATATTACTCTGTCAAATAAAGAAGTTATTAATTATTTAAATGAAAATTTTCATTCTGTTTCTATTAATGCTAATTCCAACTCAATTGCATCTGGAATACTAAATAAAACAGGAAACTCTTTAGCTAGTCAATATATGATTCAGGGTGTGCCTACATCAATTTTTCTTAAACCTAACGGTGAAGTTTTATATAATATTCCTGGATATATTGAATATCCTAATTTTTTGCTTATTCTTAAATACATTAACACAAGGTCTTATGAAAAAATGAATTTTAATGATTTTAAAAAATCTAATCAATAA
- a CDS encoding cytochrome c biogenesis protein CcdA gives MNGIGNIVDVNFALAFISGILAFFSPCTYPLLPSFIAMISNSSFENIHQNNKIELKKNINLKILFSNLILPIISFGIGFTLIFTLLGASSTIIGKILIKYKKIYSIITSIIIIILGLFLSGIIKIKQLNFEKRIYIKKESRGLFFPFIFGVTFAFGWSPCIGPILASILIIASSLNSLTKGVLLLLTFSFSFLLMFLIAGIIFYFSINSIKKLNKFIPAIKIISSIIIIIYGILFFIKNF, from the coding sequence ATGAATGGAATCGGTAATATAGTTGATGTAAATTTTGCTTTAGCTTTTATTTCTGGTATATTAGCTTTTTTTTCCCCTTGTACATATCCTCTACTACCATCATTTATTGCAATGATTTCAAATAGTTCCTTTGAAAATATTCATCAAAATAATAAGATAGAATTAAAAAAAAACATAAATTTAAAAATTTTATTTAGTAATTTAATTTTACCAATAATTTCTTTTGGAATTGGATTTACATTAATTTTTACCTTACTTGGAGCTTCTTCAACTATAATAGGAAAAATTTTAATAAAATATAAAAAGATTTATTCTATAATAACCTCTATTATTATAATTATCCTTGGACTATTTTTATCTGGAATTATAAAAATAAAACAACTAAATTTTGAAAAAAGGATTTATATTAAAAAGGAAAGTAGAGGCCTTTTTTTTCCTTTTATATTTGGAGTAACTTTTGCTTTTGGATGGTCTCCATGCATAGGACCTATATTAGCTTCAATACTTATAATTGCTTCTTCTCTTAACTCTTTAACAAAAGGGGTCCTTCTCCTTCTAACTTTCTCTTTCTCTTTTTTATTAATGTTTTTAATTGCAGGAATAATTTTTTATTTTTCTATCAATTCAATAAAAAAATTAAATAAATTTATTCCTGCTATTAAAATAATATCGTCTATAATTATTATTATTTACGGGATACTCTTTTTTATTAAAAATTTTTAA
- a CDS encoding AI-2E family transporter, translating to MEKQKSGFLSIENILFFILFILIFIFIIILLRPFFFIIIWSTVLSILISPIFNYILSIIKNLLNKLIIKNRKFEKFNSKIYFIVKCILGFIFCAAVFLLIVIPSFYFFSSFSKQLLNIGKDLLNFINKNPKLFSIEYYENFVDFLYEISNGLINLKTLNLKYELTNLIQKFSITVFENTTKIFNSLIKIIVNIFFIIFTLYFFLIDGEYLKNIFISSIPIKKDYIEIFVKKFKEVSKAIVNGYILVSLLQASIATLIFYIFKINNYLIWGFLVFLSTFIPIFGNAGVWIPLSLSKIFISGQAKDGILLAISCLIFVTILDYILRPILLRITLNLHPFLIFLAMLGGIYTFGLSGIILGPFIYILFFTVLDIFLELKHTNQN from the coding sequence ATGGAAAAACAGAAATCTGGATTTTTATCCATTGAAAACATACTTTTTTTCATACTTTTTATACTTATATTTATTTTTATAATAATTTTATTAAGACCATTTTTTTTTATTATTATTTGGAGCACTGTTTTATCTATATTAATAAGTCCTATTTTTAATTATATATTATCAATAATTAAAAATTTATTAAATAAATTAATAATAAAAAATCGAAAATTTGAAAAATTTAATTCTAAAATCTATTTTATAGTAAAATGTATACTTGGTTTTATATTTTGTGCTGCTGTTTTTTTATTAATAGTTATTCCATCTTTCTATTTTTTCTCAAGTTTTAGTAAGCAACTTCTAAACATTGGAAAAGATTTACTAAATTTTATCAATAAAAATCCAAAACTATTTTCAATAGAATATTATGAAAATTTTGTTGATTTTTTATATGAAATTAGTAATGGACTTATTAATTTAAAAACTTTAAATTTAAAATATGAATTGACTAACCTTATTCAAAAATTTTCAATAACTGTCTTTGAAAATACAACAAAGATATTTAATAGTTTAATAAAAATTATAGTTAATATATTTTTTATAATTTTTACTTTATACTTTTTTTTAATAGATGGCGAATATTTAAAAAATATTTTCATATCTTCTATTCCAATTAAAAAAGATTATATAGAAATTTTTGTTAAAAAGTTTAAGGAAGTATCAAAAGCAATAGTTAATGGTTATATATTGGTTTCTTTATTACAAGCTTCAATTGCAACTTTAATATTTTACATATTCAAAATAAATAATTACCTTATATGGGGTTTTTTAGTATTTTTATCTACTTTTATACCAATTTTTGGAAATGCAGGGGTTTGGATCCCTTTAAGCCTTTCAAAAATTTTTATATCAGGACAGGCAAAAGATGGTATTTTGCTTGCTATTTCATGTTTAATTTTTGTAACCATTCTAGATTATATACTAAGGCCTATTCTTTTAAGAATAACATTAAACCTTCATCCTTTTCTTATTTTTTTAGCAATGTTAGGTGGAATTTACACTTTTGGTTTATCTGGAATAATTCTTGGACCTTTTATATATATACTCTTTTTTACAGTTCTTGATATTTTTTTAGAATTAAAACATACAAATCAAAATTAA
- a CDS encoding Hsp20/alpha crystallin family protein has protein sequence MAKRDLIFWSPFKELEDLKNEIDKFFNWDYDSPIKLNAPAIDIEQDENNFYIKADIPGLTKDDIEIELKDGMLTLRGEKKVEKEEKKKECFRKERWEGKFERTISLPDYIDTEKAEATYNNGVLEITLPKKEEKKPKKLTLKIK, from the coding sequence ATGGCAAAAAGAGATTTAATTTTTTGGTCACCTTTTAAAGAACTTGAAGATTTAAAAAATGAAATTGATAAATTCTTCAATTGGGATTACGATTCTCCAATAAAATTAAATGCCCCTGCAATTGATATTGAACAGGATGAAAACAATTTTTACATAAAAGCTGATATTCCAGGACTTACAAAAGATGATATTGAAATCGAATTAAAAGATGGAATGCTAACTCTTAGGGGAGAAAAAAAAGTAGAAAAAGAGGAAAAGAAAAAGGAATGTTTTAGAAAAGAAAGATGGGAAGGTAAGTTTGAAAGAACAATAAGTCTCCCAGATTATATCGATACTGAAAAAGCTGAAGCTACCTATAATAATGGGGTTTTAGAAATAACATTACCAAAGAAGGAAGAGAAAAAACCTAAAAAATTAACATTAAAAATAAAATAG
- the pepT gene encoding peptidase T, producing MGILNSKYREYLVNNFIEFVKINTESSENTKTNPSTKNQFELAYLLKEKLESLGLEDVEVSEYCYVYAKLRSNCNSKFKIAFLAHMDTSPAVSGENVVPKIIENYDGEDIILNDSSIKITSKDSKILKKYKNRTIITASGKTLLGADDKAGIAEILTGLKILKENPDIKHPEIRIIFTPDEEIGEGTLKIDKTKLGDFGYTFDGGEEGSIEDECFDAYSIKISFKGLNVHPGEAKGKMINALRLLTKYLSKIPERETPEKTDKKNGFYHLTHIKGDESFSSCSLIIRDFNERKNKKRIKKLEKMKKIFENKYKGLIIDIEIKKQYRNMKEILSKYPEVVDIAIKAIKMAGLKPIKRGIRGGTDGARLTFEGMPTPNIFTGGILYHSIKEWISVESMEYAVLTFINICKLWSEK from the coding sequence ATGGGGATTTTAAATTCAAAATATAGGGAGTATTTAGTTAATAATTTTATTGAATTTGTTAAAATAAATACTGAATCTTCTGAAAATACAAAAACTAATCCATCAACTAAAAATCAATTTGAACTTGCTTATTTATTAAAGGAAAAATTAGAGTCCTTAGGGCTTGAAGATGTTGAAGTTAGTGAATATTGTTATGTTTATGCAAAATTAAGGTCAAATTGTAATTCTAAATTTAAAATAGCTTTTCTTGCTCATATGGATACTTCACCTGCTGTTTCAGGAGAAAATGTTGTTCCTAAAATAATTGAAAATTATGATGGTGAAGATATTATATTAAATGATTCAAGCATTAAAATAACTTCAAAAGATTCTAAGATTTTAAAAAAATATAAAAATAGAACTATAATTACAGCTTCAGGTAAAACTTTACTCGGAGCAGATGATAAAGCTGGAATAGCAGAAATATTAACAGGGTTAAAAATACTTAAAGAAAATCCAGATATAAAACATCCTGAGATAAGAATAATTTTTACACCAGATGAAGAGATTGGAGAAGGGACTTTAAAAATTGATAAAACTAAGCTTGGAGATTTTGGGTATACCTTTGATGGAGGAGAAGAGGGTAGTATTGAAGATGAATGTTTTGATGCATATAGTATCAAAATTTCTTTTAAGGGCTTAAATGTTCATCCAGGAGAGGCAAAAGGTAAAATGATTAATGCTTTAAGGCTTTTAACAAAATATTTAAGCAAAATTCCAGAAAGAGAAACACCTGAAAAAACTGATAAAAAAAATGGATTTTATCATTTAACTCATATTAAAGGAGATGAGTCTTTTTCTTCATGTTCATTGATTATTAGAGATTTTAATGAAAGAAAAAACAAAAAAAGAATAAAGAAGTTAGAGAAAATGAAGAAAATATTTGAAAATAAATACAAAGGTTTAATTATCGATATAGAGATAAAAAAACAATATAGAAATATGAAAGAAATTTTATCAAAGTATCCAGAAGTTGTTGATATTGCAATAAAAGCTATAAAAATGGCAGGATTAAAACCAATAAAGAGGGGTATAAGAGGCGGTACTGATGGAGCTAGGTTAACCTTTGAAGGTATGCCAACTCCAAATATATTTACTGGGGGAATATTATATCATTCTATAAAAGAATGGATTTCTGTTGAATCAATGGAGTATGCTGTATTAACTTTTATAAATATTTGTAAATTATGGTCTGAAAAATAA
- the dtd gene encoding D-aminoacyl-tRNA deacylase, with product MIIVIQRVNFAKCIIKDKVYSEIKKGLLALVSIEKDDNLNDYEFCIKKLLNLRVFENDENKFDKSIQDINGEIMVISQFTLAGNINKGNRPSFDNAMPPQAAKIEFEKFLALLNNHFTSFKTGIFGEYMQIQIENNGPVTFIIDSKKRLYN from the coding sequence ATGATTATTGTTATACAAAGGGTAAATTTTGCTAAATGTATAATAAAAGATAAAGTCTATTCTGAAATTAAAAAAGGACTCCTAGCATTGGTTTCAATAGAAAAAGATGATAATTTAAATGATTATGAGTTTTGTATCAAAAAATTACTAAATTTAAGAGTGTTTGAAAATGATGAAAACAAATTTGATAAATCAATACAAGATATAAATGGCGAAATCATGGTAATTTCACAATTTACACTTGCTGGAAACATTAATAAAGGAAATAGACCTTCTTTCGATAATGCAATGCCACCACAAGCTGCCAAAATTGAATTTGAGAAATTTTTAGCACTACTAAATAACCATTTTACCTCTTTTAAAACAGGAATTTTTGGAGAATATATGCAGATTCAAATTGAAAACAATGGTCCAGTAACATTTATTATTGATTCAAAAAAAAGATTATATAATTAA
- the def gene encoding peptide deformylase: MDLKLIYYNNPLLKQKIEQVKKIDEEIIKICKSMQEANYLYNGIAIAANQLGLNLAIIALTPIEPFNKDICLINPKIIEYSKEETIFEEGCLSFPDLYLKIKRPEYIIVEYELFSGKKYQIKASGLLARVLQHEIDHLNGIFFFERLPLEEQKKLEPILKNINEKYNNNKSSPY; this comes from the coding sequence TTGGATTTAAAACTCATATATTACAACAATCCTTTATTAAAACAAAAAATAGAACAAGTAAAAAAAATTGATGAAGAAATTATTAAAATATGTAAATCTATGCAGGAAGCTAATTATTTATATAATGGAATAGCAATTGCTGCAAATCAACTTGGTTTAAATTTAGCAATAATAGCTTTAACTCCAATTGAACCTTTTAATAAAGATATATGTCTTATCAATCCAAAAATAATAGAATATTCTAAAGAAGAAACCATATTTGAAGAAGGTTGCTTATCTTTTCCTGATCTTTATTTAAAAATAAAAAGACCCGAGTACATAATTGTAGAATATGAACTTTTTTCAGGGAAAAAATATCAAATTAAAGCATCCGGACTTCTTGCAAGAGTATTACAACATGAAATAGATCATTTAAATGGAATATTTTTTTTTGAGAGATTACCATTAGAAGAACAAAAAAAGTTAGAACCAATTCTTAAAAATATTAATGAAAAATATAATAATAATAAAAGTTCACCATATTAA
- a CDS encoding methionyl-tRNA formyltransferase, whose amino-acid sequence MKKYKIGFFSTSEFGEEVFNYLLKNHNIEFVLTTKPKPKGRGYKIENLPFVNKAIENKIKVIYIEKRKEIKESLEEYFQKDKKIDFGIVVDFAFILDEEIFKISKNYFINIHPSILPHYRGPSPIQYTLLNNEKITGVTLQKMTKDCDAGDILYIIKTEILPFENFNLLYNRLKHISVEALSYFFYNISFIKAVPQNHNEATYTKKITKEDSKINFEMDAKIISGKINAFSKWPKVKVRLKEEEIIFLNSSYEEKDYDGVPGQIIKIENLNLEKNQNLKVLFIKCKKNTLLISHLQRAGKKPLTISEFLLGSKILTPGEIFNS is encoded by the coding sequence ATGAAAAAATATAAAATAGGTTTCTTTTCAACATCAGAATTTGGCGAAGAAGTATTTAACTACTTATTAAAAAACCATAACATAGAATTTGTATTGACAACAAAACCAAAACCTAAAGGTAGAGGTTATAAAATCGAAAATTTACCATTTGTAAATAAAGCAATAGAAAATAAAATAAAAGTTATATATATTGAAAAAAGAAAAGAAATTAAAGAAAGTTTAGAAGAATATTTTCAAAAAGATAAAAAAATAGATTTTGGAATAGTTGTTGATTTTGCTTTTATTTTAGACGAAGAAATTTTTAAGATTTCAAAAAATTACTTTATAAATATACATCCATCAATACTTCCACATTATAGAGGACCATCTCCAATACAATATACTCTTCTAAATAATGAAAAGATAACAGGAGTTACATTACAAAAGATGACAAAAGATTGTGATGCAGGAGATATTCTATATATAATAAAAACAGAAATTTTACCTTTTGAAAATTTTAACCTATTATATAACAGATTAAAACATATATCTGTTGAAGCATTATCTTACTTCTTTTATAATATATCATTTATTAAAGCTGTTCCTCAAAATCATAATGAAGCCACATATACTAAAAAAATAACTAAAGAAGATTCAAAGATAAATTTTGAAATGGATGCAAAAATAATTTCTGGTAAAATAAATGCTTTTTCTAAATGGCCTAAAGTTAAAGTAAGATTAAAGGAAGAAGAAATAATATTTTTAAATTCTTCTTATGAAGAAAAAGATTATGATGGAGTACCAGGACAAATAATTAAAATAGAAAATTTAAATTTAGAAAAGAATCAAAATTTGAAAGTATTATTTATAAAATGTAAAAAAAATACATTATTAATTTCTCATTTACAAC